In a single window of the Coprothermobacter proteolyticus DSM 5265 genome:
- a CDS encoding N-glycosylase/DNA lyase: MARNSSALPARLEIANSLEELVSLVKDEAKDLVSQRIAQFKNFPRHDVSNLFSELSFCVLTANWSAQGGMRAQELIGEGFLTMPPEDLEDALRSVGHRFAYQRARFILENRQRAHLLPLIVNGNLPSPEARSMLVKNFKGIGWKEASHFLRNVGLLDVAILDKHILRLMHHYKLIEDMPKGWTRARYEAHEQLLIPIVQKLHMDLGEMDLYLWYAVKNTVDK; this comes from the coding sequence GTGGCGCGAAATTCCAGTGCTCTTCCCGCAAGATTAGAAATAGCTAACTCATTAGAAGAGCTTGTAAGTCTTGTCAAGGACGAAGCTAAAGACCTTGTTTCTCAGCGAATTGCACAGTTCAAAAACTTCCCACGCCATGATGTGAGTAATTTGTTTTCCGAGCTCAGCTTTTGTGTGCTCACTGCGAACTGGAGCGCTCAAGGTGGAATGCGTGCTCAGGAGCTCATAGGTGAGGGTTTTCTAACCATGCCTCCTGAGGATCTTGAGGATGCTTTACGTAGTGTGGGTCACCGCTTCGCTTACCAACGTGCTCGTTTCATTCTGGAAAACCGTCAGCGAGCTCATTTACTTCCTTTAATCGTAAACGGCAATCTGCCTTCACCAGAGGCTCGCAGCATGTTGGTCAAAAACTTTAAAGGCATCGGCTGGAAAGAAGCTAGTCACTTCTTAAGAAACGTGGGGTTACTGGACGTGGCAATCCTCGACAAGCACATCCTCAGGCTCATGCACCACTACAAGCTTATCGAGGATATGCCCAAAGGCTGGACCAGGGCTCGCTATGAAGCGCATGAACAATTACTTATTCCCATTGTGCAGAAGCTTCACATGGATTTAGGCGAAATGGATCTTTACCTGTGGTACGCTGTCAAGAACACTGTAGATAAGTGA
- a CDS encoding SIMPL domain-containing protein yields the protein MKKFYSSPLLALAVVAAVLLGAWLLPVGAASTDSQETPTISVNGIAKVEVVPDMAVVNFVVEATQQTASLAMAEVTKGANAVVEAVKDIVKDEKNIKTSNVSVYPWYDYTEKGTELLGYRAVVQISVKSSVEDLPSIIDEAFTAGATGMSGIAYEYSKTASVMDQLIKDAMADARHKAEVALSAEHATPGKLASVQVLESSTPIWRSEASYSKDAQTMAQDINIMPGVQEVSVSVSVSYVINQ from the coding sequence ATGAAAAAGTTCTACAGCAGTCCACTGCTGGCATTGGCAGTGGTAGCGGCAGTTTTACTAGGTGCTTGGCTATTACCTGTAGGAGCGGCCAGCACGGATTCACAGGAAACACCCACCATTTCAGTAAATGGTATTGCAAAAGTGGAAGTTGTTCCTGACATGGCTGTGGTGAATTTTGTAGTAGAAGCAACGCAGCAGACAGCTTCACTGGCCATGGCTGAGGTAACCAAAGGAGCCAACGCCGTAGTGGAGGCAGTAAAAGATATCGTGAAGGACGAAAAGAACATAAAAACTAGTAATGTGAGCGTTTACCCTTGGTACGACTACACCGAAAAAGGTACCGAGCTTTTGGGATACAGGGCAGTTGTGCAGATTTCTGTTAAGTCCTCCGTAGAAGACCTACCTTCAATCATTGATGAAGCATTTACTGCAGGCGCTACTGGAATGAGTGGCATTGCATACGAGTACTCGAAGACCGCCTCTGTTATGGACCAGCTTATTAAGGATGCCATGGCTGATGCTCGTCACAAAGCTGAAGTGGCTTTGTCTGCTGAGCATGCCACACCGGGTAAATTGGCCAGCGTACAGGTTTTGGAAAGCTCTACACCAATTTGGCGAAGCGAGGCTTCATACTCCAAGGATGCACAAACAATGGCACAGGACATCAACATCATGCCTGGTGTTCAAGAAGTAAGCGTCAGTGTATCTGTTTCTTACGTCATTAATCAATAA
- a CDS encoding transketolase has protein sequence MQNDFKYWEKMKDISFELMDIMLNYRQSGHPGGSHSKTQMLLALMFGGKMRYDIRRPEYRFSDRFILAAGHTIPMVDAVLAMIGDAFRLRFTDTGDQRFFIAPEKIVLPEDLLHFRHRGGLPGHAEFGGKTMFLKFNTGPSAHGLPASVGEALALKKAGLSEFKVFAIEGEGALTAGGSHEAKNGAWGYGLGNLYWLVDWNDFGIDDRRTSSVVFGGPDEWFASHGWRVFGTLEGHDWNNIWKVFVDALDHPDELLPTAMYFKTRKGYGYGVYDNKSHGTPIKKNAPLFWEIRKGFMEKYGVEYDGFGKPAPEDREEELKQFKNNIDIALSVLRNDRELVEYITDRLTEIGESLPKAVPTFKLDVNPYKDPDIYDYTKYPEEMFAKPGEKVPNRAALIKWGSYVNAAIGRKYNRPLIIATSADLTESTNLHGFGQGWGDNPGWGWYDRSTNIDGAILPSEITEFMNSGLAAGMVTVNMAENPYEEFNGYWVIMSTYGSFAYLKYGPMRLLSQLAQDCPLKVGKVIWVLGHSGPETAEDSRTHFGVFAPGVSQLFPKGKIINLYPWEHNEVPVVLGEALSKDVPIVALHLTRPPITIPDRKALGIAHYFEAAKGAYLINDFDPARPKQGTVIVRGTSTTANLVSILPEIRKAFNVKIIAAISRELFDMQPEHYRMQILPPTDWADSMVITNEALSLMQPWLFSKLNEEYSLSSDWDNNWRTGGTVEEVIEEAHLDPQSIFHGIERFVNDREKRLARLKELGW, from the coding sequence ATGCAAAATGACTTCAAATACTGGGAGAAGATGAAGGACATCTCTTTCGAACTCATGGATATCATGCTGAATTACAGGCAGAGTGGTCATCCAGGCGGAAGTCACTCCAAGACTCAAATGCTTTTAGCTCTCATGTTCGGTGGCAAGATGCGGTACGACATACGTCGTCCGGAGTACCGTTTTAGCGACCGTTTCATTTTGGCAGCGGGGCATACCATCCCAATGGTGGATGCTGTGCTTGCCATGATCGGAGATGCTTTCCGCTTGCGTTTCACAGATACGGGTGATCAACGGTTTTTCATCGCTCCCGAAAAGATTGTATTGCCAGAAGATTTGCTACATTTTAGGCACCGCGGTGGCTTGCCAGGTCACGCTGAATTTGGTGGCAAGACCATGTTCCTCAAGTTCAACACGGGCCCATCGGCTCACGGTTTACCAGCCTCCGTGGGAGAAGCACTAGCTTTGAAAAAAGCTGGTTTATCGGAGTTCAAAGTTTTTGCCATTGAAGGTGAAGGAGCCTTAACAGCAGGCGGATCACATGAAGCTAAGAATGGTGCATGGGGCTATGGTCTTGGCAACCTTTACTGGCTGGTGGACTGGAACGATTTTGGCATTGATGATAGAAGAACATCTTCAGTGGTCTTTGGTGGGCCTGATGAATGGTTTGCTTCTCATGGTTGGAGAGTATTCGGTACCTTAGAAGGCCACGACTGGAACAACATATGGAAGGTCTTTGTGGACGCCTTGGATCATCCTGATGAATTACTTCCCACAGCCATGTACTTCAAGACCAGAAAAGGCTATGGTTACGGTGTCTATGACAATAAATCCCATGGCACGCCCATAAAGAAGAATGCTCCTTTGTTCTGGGAAATACGTAAAGGATTCATGGAAAAATATGGTGTGGAGTACGACGGTTTTGGCAAACCCGCTCCCGAAGATAGGGAAGAAGAGCTGAAGCAATTCAAGAATAATATCGACATTGCCTTAAGTGTGCTGCGTAACGACCGTGAACTGGTGGAATACATCACCGATAGGCTTACTGAAATTGGTGAAAGCCTACCTAAGGCTGTTCCCACGTTCAAGCTGGATGTGAACCCATACAAAGATCCTGACATTTATGACTACACCAAGTACCCTGAGGAAATGTTTGCGAAGCCTGGTGAAAAGGTGCCTAACCGTGCAGCTTTGATAAAGTGGGGCAGCTATGTGAACGCTGCCATCGGTCGTAAGTACAACAGGCCCTTGATCATAGCTACCTCGGCTGACCTAACTGAATCCACTAACTTGCACGGCTTCGGTCAAGGTTGGGGCGACAACCCAGGTTGGGGTTGGTATGACCGTTCCACCAACATTGATGGTGCCATACTTCCTTCTGAAATAACGGAGTTCATGAACTCAGGCTTAGCTGCCGGTATGGTAACTGTGAACATGGCTGAGAACCCCTACGAAGAATTCAACGGCTACTGGGTTATCATGTCCACCTACGGCTCTTTTGCTTACCTTAAATACGGTCCCATGAGACTTCTCAGCCAACTGGCTCAGGATTGCCCACTTAAGGTGGGAAAGGTCATTTGGGTCCTTGGTCACTCTGGTCCTGAGACTGCTGAAGACTCGCGTACGCACTTTGGTGTGTTCGCTCCAGGTGTTTCTCAGCTGTTCCCCAAGGGAAAGATAATCAACCTTTATCCTTGGGAGCACAACGAAGTGCCAGTAGTTCTGGGCGAAGCGCTTAGTAAGGATGTTCCCATCGTTGCTTTGCACCTAACTAGGCCGCCCATAACCATACCTGACAGAAAGGCACTGGGCATTGCTCACTATTTTGAGGCTGCGAAGGGAGCTTATCTCATTAACGATTTTGATCCAGCTCGTCCTAAGCAGGGCACAGTTATTGTCAGGGGAACAAGTACCACTGCTAACCTCGTAAGCATACTGCCTGAAATAAGAAAAGCTTTCAATGTGAAAATCATTGCGGCCATAAGCAGAGAACTCTTTGACATGCAACCTGAACATTACCGCATGCAGATTTTGCCGCCCACTGATTGGGCTGATTCCATGGTCATTACCAACGAGGCTCTCTCATTAATGCAGCCGTGGTTGTTCTCCAAGCTGAATGAGGAGTATTCTCTATCCAGTGACTGGGACAACAATTGGAGAACTGGTGGCACCGTGGAAGAAGTCATCGAGGAAGCGCACCTTGATCCTCAGTCCATATTCCATGGCATCGAGCGCTTTGTTAATGACCGTGAAAAGAGGTTGGCTCGCCTAAAAGAGCTGGGATGGTGA
- a CDS encoding class I SAM-dependent methyltransferase, translated as MENGIIDYFGELYYKCFATKLEQRSEQEARLALKLLDSPRSILDVGCGWGRHLQYFLRWGLDAWGVEPNPFFVQIFKERNPLWSNRIIHNKLQNLNVFKQFSAVVSLWTSIGWDQSDQEEQELFRKLSEFLSPGGLLLLDVDNLKGWQARFCRKWWERVDGGYVLDQHALKGSKLTTTRQFLLDAGSTYKVTRQLKLYTLEDLQALAEPYQLFLRATYRDLSGNPFYPEAPRIVAVFEKITAA; from the coding sequence ATGGAGAATGGTATTATTGACTACTTTGGTGAGCTTTACTACAAATGCTTTGCAACTAAACTGGAGCAGCGCTCCGAGCAGGAGGCACGTCTTGCGCTGAAGCTACTTGATTCGCCTCGCAGCATTTTGGACGTGGGTTGCGGCTGGGGACGTCACTTGCAGTACTTTCTTCGCTGGGGATTGGATGCCTGGGGGGTGGAACCGAACCCGTTTTTTGTGCAGATTTTCAAAGAACGTAATCCTTTGTGGTCAAATCGTATCATACATAACAAACTGCAAAATCTCAATGTGTTCAAGCAGTTTTCAGCTGTGGTGAGCTTGTGGACCAGTATTGGCTGGGATCAAAGTGATCAGGAAGAACAAGAGCTGTTCAGAAAACTATCAGAATTCCTTTCGCCTGGAGGTTTACTCTTGCTGGATGTAGATAACCTTAAAGGCTGGCAAGCACGCTTTTGCAGAAAGTGGTGGGAAAGAGTTGATGGTGGTTATGTTCTTGACCAGCATGCACTTAAAGGTAGCAAACTTACCACAACACGGCAATTTCTTCTAGATGCAGGGAGCACCTACAAGGTAACCAGGCAGCTAAAACTTTATACTTTAGAAGATTTGCAGGCTTTGGCAGAACCTTATCAGCTTTTCCTCAGAGCCACTTACCGCGACTTAAGTGGTAACCCTTTTTACCCTGAAGCCCCGAGGATTGTCGCTGTGTTTGAGAAAATTACCGCAGCGTAA
- a CDS encoding nitroreductase family protein, with protein MNFEELSQLIKSRRSVRNWQDKDVPDEVLKQALELATYAPSGMNYQGWKFVVVKNKDMINAIADAVRSRAQKVASWEETARHMENPQAMVERAGFFRKAPVLIAVYSQIYPSSRDQIYLERMAHDEEAALMKSWLDLANPSIQSVASGIAYLLLALLAQGLGSVWMTGPMQAKGDIEQLLGKPEGFDLVALIATGYHDETPRPKTMKSFDEVVQFVE; from the coding sequence ATGAATTTTGAAGAACTTTCACAGCTTATCAAGAGTAGGCGATCTGTAAGGAATTGGCAGGATAAGGATGTGCCTGACGAAGTGTTGAAACAAGCGCTGGAATTGGCAACCTATGCTCCCAGTGGTATGAACTACCAAGGCTGGAAATTCGTAGTAGTAAAGAACAAGGACATGATAAACGCCATCGCCGATGCTGTAAGAAGCAGGGCTCAGAAGGTAGCAAGCTGGGAGGAAACTGCTCGCCACATGGAGAATCCACAAGCCATGGTAGAGCGTGCTGGCTTCTTTAGAAAAGCTCCCGTGCTCATCGCAGTCTATTCCCAGATTTATCCCTCTAGCAGGGACCAAATCTACCTAGAACGTATGGCGCATGATGAAGAAGCCGCCTTGATGAAATCTTGGCTTGATTTGGCAAATCCAAGCATACAATCTGTTGCTTCAGGCATTGCATACCTCTTGTTGGCTCTCCTTGCACAGGGGCTGGGCAGTGTGTGGATGACAGGTCCCATGCAAGCTAAAGGTGACATCGAACAGCTATTGGGAAAGCCTGAAGGATTCGATTTGGTGGCACTTATCGCTACTGGTTATCATGATGAAACACCTCGCCCAAAAACCATGAAATCATTTGATGAAGTGGTGCAATTTGTTGAATAA
- a CDS encoding endonuclease III domain-containing protein, translating to MELQKAVEILSETHKNDLHFDLEFDSPYELLIAALLAAQASDESVNEITKGFFPKFPSAQAVAEADVETLEKAIYPVNFYKTKAKRLKECCQALVEKFHGEVPNNVEDLTELPGVGKKTASMVVLGAFGQPAVVVDRHVLRVLNRLGFSFKDADVAEEEIRKMLAPEYWGKLSYSFMRHGKTICLARKPLCDKCPLKDCCPSSNAGSNGNQKDSF from the coding sequence TTGGAACTGCAAAAAGCAGTGGAGATCTTATCTGAGACCCACAAGAACGATTTGCATTTTGACCTGGAATTTGATAGCCCTTATGAGCTTCTCATAGCTGCTCTGCTGGCTGCTCAGGCTAGCGATGAATCGGTTAACGAAATCACCAAAGGGTTCTTCCCCAAGTTTCCATCTGCGCAAGCTGTAGCCGAAGCTGACGTGGAAACGCTGGAAAAGGCCATTTATCCGGTGAATTTTTACAAGACCAAAGCCAAGCGACTCAAAGAGTGTTGTCAAGCGTTGGTTGAGAAGTTTCATGGTGAGGTACCAAACAACGTTGAGGATTTGACAGAACTTCCGGGTGTGGGTAAAAAGACTGCGTCCATGGTTGTACTAGGCGCTTTTGGGCAGCCTGCGGTGGTTGTGGACCGTCATGTGCTCAGAGTACTAAATCGACTTGGTTTTAGTTTCAAAGACGCCGATGTGGCTGAAGAAGAAATCAGAAAAATGCTCGCACCAGAGTACTGGGGTAAGCTTTCCTATTCTTTCATGAGGCATGGTAAAACTATTTGTCTGGCAAGAAAGCCGCTGTGTGACAAATGCCCCTTAAAGGATTGTTGTCCCAGCAGTAATGCAGGCAGCAATGGTAACCAAAAGGATAGCTTTTGA
- a CDS encoding nitroreductase family protein, whose amino-acid sequence MENYMENIYDLIKQRRSVRNFKPDSVDDAVLKRILEAALWAPSAGNTQARMFYLVKNPELKKAVASACFDQDHVELAPVIVVACTDVEAMRALYGKRGTTLYGICDVSAAVENLLLAAWSEGLGSCWVGNFSEQELQKALKIPKRFLPVAVVPLGYPAEIPPSPARKSFDESVVIL is encoded by the coding sequence ATGGAAAACTATATGGAAAACATTTATGACTTAATCAAACAGCGTAGGAGCGTAAGGAACTTTAAACCAGATTCGGTGGATGATGCAGTACTAAAACGTATATTGGAAGCAGCACTGTGGGCACCTTCCGCTGGTAATACGCAGGCAAGAATGTTTTATTTGGTTAAAAACCCAGAGCTTAAGAAGGCTGTCGCTTCTGCTTGCTTTGATCAAGATCACGTGGAGTTAGCGCCAGTAATAGTTGTAGCTTGCACGGATGTTGAAGCCATGCGAGCTCTTTATGGGAAACGTGGAACCACCCTTTACGGCATATGTGATGTGAGCGCTGCCGTGGAGAACCTCTTGCTGGCAGCATGGTCTGAGGGGTTGGGTAGCTGCTGGGTGGGAAATTTCAGCGAACAAGAACTTCAGAAGGCTTTGAAGATACCTAAACGATTTCTCCCGGTAGCTGTGGTACCACTGGGATACCCCGCAGAAATACCGCCCTCTCCCGCTCGTAAGTCCTTTGATGAAAGCGTAGTTATACTCTAG
- a CDS encoding flavin reductase family protein — protein sequence MKEFLTTREDYHLLHPRQVIILVVGSFERANMMPLGWHTILSRNPFLVGLAISPKRFSHSMLMDFPFATINLVDKSFEELVENTGKCSGKNVDKFEQFHVNKVLAENGSAYIEGIPAYLEATRKGYFETGDHTLFVLEITKSVLKRPFCPLFQIAGDQYQQFLVE from the coding sequence ATGAAAGAGTTCTTAACCACACGTGAGGATTATCATCTGCTGCATCCGCGCCAAGTAATCATACTGGTGGTTGGTAGTTTTGAAAGAGCAAACATGATGCCCTTAGGGTGGCATACCATCCTCTCAAGGAACCCGTTTTTGGTTGGACTGGCTATTTCGCCTAAGCGTTTTAGTCACAGCATGCTCATGGATTTCCCTTTTGCCACCATAAACTTAGTAGATAAGTCCTTCGAGGAGCTGGTTGAAAATACGGGAAAATGCTCAGGAAAGAACGTGGATAAGTTTGAACAGTTCCACGTCAATAAGGTACTTGCGGAGAATGGTAGCGCCTACATTGAAGGCATACCAGCTTACTTGGAAGCAACTAGAAAAGGTTATTTTGAAACAGGTGATCACACCCTCTTTGTGCTGGAAATTACAAAATCCGTGCTAAAGCGTCCCTTTTGCCCGCTGTTCCAGATAGCAGGTGACCAGTATCAGCAGTTCTTAGTTGAATGA
- a CDS encoding cyclase family protein, giving the protein MQLEAKSIIDLTQTISENLQVYPGDPPVEVHTVSTLEDGFVLERVCMSSHGGTHLDAPWHVLKGGADVSSIALERLILPCVYVDMSALSKKEDRLAKLTGRFTDLKDKALLLSTNEKLSANITPEEVEVLITGGVKLLGVDAMSVEHSDDLVVHRQLLSSGVLIVEGLANLHMLNEKQEYFLVVAPLKLEGCSGAPVRAFAITL; this is encoded by the coding sequence ATGCAGTTAGAAGCTAAAAGCATAATCGATCTAACGCAAACCATTTCCGAAAATCTACAGGTATATCCGGGCGATCCACCAGTTGAGGTGCATACTGTGTCCACGCTTGAAGACGGTTTTGTTTTGGAGCGAGTCTGCATGTCCTCCCATGGAGGTACTCACTTGGATGCTCCTTGGCACGTTCTTAAGGGGGGTGCTGACGTAAGCTCTATTGCCTTAGAACGGCTCATATTGCCCTGTGTGTATGTGGACATGTCCGCCTTGTCAAAGAAGGAAGACCGCCTAGCCAAGCTAACGGGACGTTTTACGGACTTAAAAGATAAAGCATTACTTCTGAGCACTAATGAGAAGCTATCTGCGAATATTACACCCGAAGAAGTGGAAGTGCTCATAACTGGCGGTGTAAAACTGCTGGGTGTAGATGCAATGAGCGTGGAGCACAGTGATGATTTGGTGGTTCACAGACAACTTCTTTCTTCTGGGGTGCTCATTGTGGAGGGGTTGGCTAACCTTCACATGCTAAATGAAAAACAGGAGTATTTTTTGGTAGTTGCCCCACTGAAGCTGGAAGGCTGTAGTGGGGCTCCGGTCAGGGCTTTTGCGATTACACTATGA
- a CDS encoding TrmH family RNA methyltransferase — MRFIESPKNPKIKEIKKLLSSKKARDEKGQFVLEGPKAIEAYVQSGGKVLELLYSKDAKDLPKVNAVVTQCAPGVMEAVSDVAGDQGVIAIAQKRDWTPQQVLKRKRIVVLEQLQDPGNLGTILRTAAAFDYGVILTTGSADVYNPKVVRALAGNFLAPFVYVTGGEALELCKNLFVVTTYKSSEKPDFKWRQPFAIVLGNEGQGLTESWRRIAKANAWIPSKVESLNVSVTSAILMWEGTKIGTAKSSGDLI; from the coding sequence GTGAGATTCATAGAGAGTCCAAAGAATCCAAAAATAAAGGAAATCAAAAAACTGCTAAGTAGTAAGAAAGCACGTGATGAAAAGGGTCAGTTTGTTCTGGAGGGTCCGAAAGCCATTGAAGCTTACGTTCAGTCAGGTGGAAAGGTGTTAGAACTCCTTTACAGTAAAGATGCCAAAGACTTACCTAAAGTGAACGCCGTAGTTACTCAGTGCGCTCCAGGGGTTATGGAAGCTGTAAGCGATGTAGCAGGAGATCAGGGTGTCATAGCCATTGCTCAGAAAAGGGATTGGACACCCCAGCAGGTCCTAAAGCGTAAGCGTATTGTGGTTTTGGAACAGCTTCAAGATCCAGGTAACTTGGGCACCATACTTCGAACGGCAGCGGCCTTTGATTACGGGGTAATACTAACTACTGGGAGCGCTGACGTTTACAATCCCAAGGTTGTGCGTGCTTTGGCAGGCAATTTCCTAGCTCCTTTTGTCTATGTCACTGGCGGTGAAGCCCTGGAACTTTGCAAAAACCTGTTTGTTGTCACTACTTACAAATCTTCAGAAAAGCCGGATTTCAAGTGGCGGCAACCCTTTGCCATTGTTTTGGGCAATGAGGGGCAAGGGCTTACTGAATCCTGGAGACGTATTGCAAAAGCCAACGCCTGGATACCTTCAAAAGTAGAGTCTCTCAATGTATCAGTTACTAGTGCCATACTGATGTGGGAGGGGACGAAAATTGGAACTGCAAAAAGCAGTGGAGATCTTATCTGA
- a CDS encoding lipoate--protein ligase family protein, whose product MKATVIFDTCREGSLNMALDSLLLQQLREEEQVFLRFYTWCPATVSIGLFQKWQQQQQHSPYPVVRRPTGGKAVLHLLDVSYSFVGPLSGFGNSVLETYFLVSQGLIKGLELLGIPAEFLPAPLPTKEDPSSCFVHLSGHEVGVAGKKLIGSAQARKPWGFLQHGSIMVEPIYHEMAELFSIEESEIRAHAIALRELLPDITIGVLENALREGFEDALDLHFTQAEFSSKELSQAASFSGKYAVCS is encoded by the coding sequence ATGAAAGCTACAGTCATATTTGATACTTGTAGAGAAGGCAGTTTGAACATGGCGCTGGACAGCCTGCTTCTGCAACAGCTGCGAGAAGAGGAGCAGGTGTTCCTAAGATTCTACACTTGGTGTCCAGCCACTGTGTCCATTGGTTTATTCCAAAAGTGGCAGCAGCAACAACAACATTCTCCTTACCCCGTGGTTCGGCGTCCTACCGGTGGAAAAGCTGTTCTTCATTTGCTCGATGTGAGTTACTCATTTGTTGGACCTCTTAGCGGTTTTGGAAACAGTGTTTTGGAAACCTATTTTCTTGTGTCTCAGGGGCTTATCAAGGGTCTTGAGCTTTTAGGAATACCTGCCGAGTTTCTGCCAGCACCTTTGCCTACCAAGGAGGATCCATCAAGCTGTTTTGTTCATCTGTCAGGCCATGAAGTTGGCGTAGCAGGGAAGAAGCTTATCGGGTCAGCTCAAGCAAGAAAACCATGGGGCTTTTTACAGCATGGATCCATCATGGTTGAACCCATATACCATGAGATGGCTGAGCTGTTTTCCATTGAGGAATCTGAGATAAGAGCCCACGCTATTGCCCTTCGGGAGCTACTTCCCGATATAACCATAGGCGTACTTGAAAATGCTCTGCGTGAAGGTTTTGAGGATGCTCTGGATTTGCACTTTACCCAGGCTGAGTTTTCCTCGAAGGAACTTTCGCAGGCTGCCTCATTTAGCGGGAAATACGCTGTATGCAGTTAG
- the pncA gene encoding bifunctional nicotinamidase/pyrazinamidase, protein MIDFQPTDGLIVVDIQRDFCPGGTLAVPQGDEIIDVVNRIIKKAEEAGSVIVYTRDWHPENHLSFKAYGGIWPPHCVQWTPGAEFHPQLYLSEKGIILDKGTHPEFEAYSGFQGTGLHQIFKDRGVNRVFVVGLATDYCVKETAVDALRYRYETFVVADAVKGVNVNPDDSQKALQHIEDMGGKVILSQELLP, encoded by the coding sequence ATGATAGATTTTCAGCCCACCGACGGGCTCATTGTAGTTGATATTCAAAGGGATTTTTGTCCTGGGGGCACCTTGGCGGTGCCCCAGGGAGATGAAATAATAGATGTGGTAAACAGGATCATTAAGAAAGCAGAAGAAGCTGGTTCAGTAATCGTTTACACCAGAGATTGGCATCCAGAAAATCATCTTTCATTCAAAGCATATGGTGGTATTTGGCCACCTCACTGTGTGCAGTGGACACCAGGTGCTGAATTTCACCCCCAACTTTATCTTTCTGAAAAGGGCATCATTTTAGACAAAGGCACGCATCCGGAGTTTGAAGCATATAGTGGTTTTCAAGGTACGGGTCTGCATCAAATTTTTAAAGATCGTGGCGTAAACAGGGTTTTCGTTGTGGGTCTTGCTACTGACTACTGTGTAAAAGAAACGGCTGTTGACGCGCTTCGCTACAGGTATGAAACCTTTGTTGTGGCTGACGCAGTAAAAGGTGTAAATGTTAATCCTGATGATTCCCAGAAAGCGCTGCAGCACATCGAGGACATGGGCGGTAAGGTCATACTTTCTCAGGAGTTGCTTCCGTGA
- the sfsA gene encoding DNA/RNA nuclease SfsA produces the protein MKFPPLLFGTVVERQKRFKLLVDFDDHLDWAYLPNPGRLRELIYPGAPVWLKPVHSAKRKLAYEAVLGYDSVLVCLYAALANKLFLESLDLLGLGGNVQVLKEVSLGHSRLDFSVDGRLVEVKSVTLVQDGLGLFPDAPTKRGTKHLYELADKGEGLVVFVVQRCDAEAVTFHSAMDEDFASAMKWAKKKGVSFKAVNCIVTKEEIRPWREIPVLFPQD, from the coding sequence ATGAAGTTTCCACCCCTGCTTTTTGGAACAGTTGTGGAACGTCAAAAGCGTTTCAAACTGCTTGTTGATTTTGACGACCATTTGGACTGGGCTTATCTGCCTAATCCGGGGCGGCTACGTGAACTCATTTACCCGGGAGCTCCTGTGTGGTTAAAGCCTGTGCACTCTGCAAAACGCAAACTGGCCTATGAGGCTGTTCTTGGCTATGATTCTGTCCTGGTTTGTTTGTATGCCGCTTTGGCAAACAAATTGTTTCTGGAAAGTCTTGATCTGCTCGGTTTAGGCGGCAATGTTCAGGTGCTCAAAGAGGTTAGTTTAGGGCATTCACGTTTAGATTTTTCTGTTGACGGACGTTTGGTGGAGGTAAAGTCTGTAACGTTAGTCCAAGATGGATTGGGCTTGTTCCCTGACGCTCCCACAAAACGTGGAACTAAACATCTTTACGAGCTTGCTGATAAAGGTGAAGGCTTGGTGGTCTTTGTGGTGCAGCGGTGTGATGCAGAAGCTGTCACATTTCACAGTGCCATGGACGAGGATTTTGCAAGTGCCATGAAATGGGCAAAGAAGAAAGGTGTAAGTTTTAAAGCTGTGAACTGCATAGTAACAAAGGAGGAGATAAGGCCGTGGCGCGAAATTCCAGTGCTCTTCCCGCAAGATTAG